A genomic segment from Actinoplanes sichuanensis encodes:
- a CDS encoding helix-turn-helix domain-containing protein — MSDDRIDELERRIAHLESRIDGAVAPERIARSANPLTGALHTWRREADDQSLPGTVGYAGYVAARELLWARQIPLAELLSTDWGPAAGILESLGSLPRLALLEALLREGRRTNVELQEALGAIQGETTSGQLYHHLRALQAAGLIQQRRRGEYDLAPQAVIPVLTILAAAMNVAADPPVGPPAATPQPR, encoded by the coding sequence ATGAGCGACGACAGGATCGACGAACTTGAGCGACGGATCGCCCACCTGGAAAGCCGGATCGACGGCGCCGTCGCGCCGGAGCGCATCGCGCGAAGTGCGAACCCACTGACGGGGGCGCTGCACACCTGGCGCCGCGAGGCTGACGATCAGTCCCTGCCCGGGACGGTGGGTTATGCGGGGTACGTGGCCGCCAGGGAACTGCTCTGGGCCAGGCAGATACCGCTTGCCGAGCTACTGTCGACGGACTGGGGGCCGGCCGCGGGCATCCTGGAGTCCCTCGGCAGCCTGCCGCGGCTGGCGTTACTGGAAGCGCTGCTGCGCGAAGGCCGCCGTACCAACGTCGAACTCCAGGAGGCGCTCGGCGCGATCCAGGGCGAAACGACGAGCGGCCAGCTATACCACCATCTGCGGGCGTTGCAGGCAGCGGGGCTGATCCAGCAGAGGCGGCGCGGCGAGTACGACCTCGCCCCCCAAGCGGTGATCCCGGTCCTGACCATCCTCGCCGCGGCGATGAACGTCGCCGCCGACCCTCCGGTCGGCCCGCCCGCCGCAACCCCGCAACCGCGCTGA
- a CDS encoding mycothiol transferase → MSPEKWPAVMPEPRDADMMVNESDAVDHWVAYYREQIKESRAIVAAIDLDIPCARKDIIECNVRYVLLHMIEEPARHGGPADIIRETRDGTRQS, encoded by the coding sequence CTGTCTCCCGAGAAGTGGCCCGCCGTCATGCCTGAGCCCCGCGACGCCGACATGATGGTCAACGAGAGCGACGCCGTGGACCACTGGGTCGCGTACTACCGGGAACAGATCAAGGAATCCCGCGCCATCGTGGCCGCGATAGATCTTGATATCCCGTGCGCGCGGAAAGACATCATCGAGTGCAACGTGCGCTACGTCCTGCTCCACATGATCGAAGAGCCTGCCCGTCACGGCGGCCCCGCGGACATCATCCGCGAGACCCGCGACGGCACCCGCCAAAGCTGA
- a CDS encoding winged helix-turn-helix transcriptional regulator: MGTRTEIAALDPNADLARADSLAREIFADIANKWALLIIEFLGQRTMRFGELRDEIGGISHKMLTQNLRMLEHNGLVERTVHPTIPPRVEYTLTEAGDALRAVVDGMCGWTQTFLPHIEKARSSRAPQ; the protein is encoded by the coding sequence ATGGGAACCCGCACCGAGATCGCGGCGCTCGATCCGAACGCCGACCTGGCCCGCGCCGACTCCCTGGCCAGGGAGATCTTCGCTGACATCGCCAACAAGTGGGCGCTGTTGATCATCGAGTTCCTCGGGCAGCGAACGATGCGGTTCGGTGAACTGCGAGACGAGATCGGCGGCATCAGCCACAAGATGCTCACCCAGAACCTGCGAATGCTCGAACACAACGGCCTGGTCGAACGCACCGTGCACCCCACGATCCCGCCCCGCGTCGAATACACCCTCACCGAGGCCGGCGACGCGCTACGCGCGGTCGTCGACGGCATGTGCGGCTGGACCCAGACGTTCCTGCCCCACATCGAGAAGGCACGCTCTAGTCGAGCACCGCAGTAG
- a CDS encoding RidA family protein — translation MAVTLVNPAGLPDAGVYRHVSVATGSRFVHVAGQVSWTADGSLVGADDLAAQVEQCYVNVHTALAAVGATFDDVVKLVVHVVDWRPEKMPQLVDGMQRAAARLGITATPPASLFGIVALDVPEHLVEIEATAVLD, via the coding sequence ATGGCGGTAACTCTGGTGAACCCGGCCGGCCTGCCCGACGCCGGTGTGTACCGGCACGTCTCGGTGGCGACCGGATCGAGGTTCGTACACGTCGCCGGGCAGGTCTCCTGGACCGCCGACGGTTCGCTGGTCGGCGCCGACGATCTCGCAGCGCAGGTCGAGCAGTGCTACGTCAACGTGCACACGGCGCTGGCCGCGGTGGGGGCGACCTTCGACGACGTCGTCAAGCTGGTGGTGCACGTCGTGGACTGGAGGCCGGAGAAGATGCCCCAGTTGGTCGACGGCATGCAGCGGGCAGCCGCACGGCTCGGCATCACCGCGACGCCGCCGGCTTCGCTGTTCGGCATCGTCGCGTTGGACGTACCCGAGCACCTGGTGGAGATCGAGGCTACTGCGGTGCTCGACTAG
- a CDS encoding mycothiol transferase, protein MEGSLDSQREGLLLTLEGLDDAARTTESASSLSLLGLVKQAATWERRWFQVIVAGRCLPRSGPPSCLSPATPT, encoded by the coding sequence CTGGAAGGCTCCCTCGACTCCCAGCGTGAGGGGCTGCTCCTGACACTCGAAGGTCTCGACGACGCGGCCCGAACGACCGAAAGCGCTAGCTCGTTGTCGCTGCTCGGGCTCGTCAAGCAGGCCGCCACCTGGGAGCGCCGCTGGTTCCAAGTCATCGTGGCCGGACGCTGTCTCCCGAGAAGTGGCCCGCCGTCATGCCTGAGCCCCGCGACGCCGACATGA
- a CDS encoding GNAT family N-acetyltransferase, with product MDLELRPIRRQDASKLVGLLNQLGYPTTEASVNERLDHWLDDRSSWLIGADDDGDLVGVAALHVMPMLEVSGKLGRLLALVVDERCRGRGVGQALVAAVEGQARAAGCVKLEITSSRHRSRTHEFYKLLGYEDICVSSARFIKGLADD from the coding sequence ATGGATCTGGAGCTTCGACCGATTCGGCGACAGGACGCGTCGAAGCTCGTCGGCTTGCTGAATCAACTGGGATACCCGACCACCGAGGCATCGGTGAACGAACGACTCGATCATTGGCTGGACGACCGCTCAAGCTGGCTCATCGGCGCTGACGACGATGGTGATCTGGTCGGTGTCGCGGCACTGCACGTCATGCCGATGCTCGAAGTGTCGGGAAAGCTGGGGCGGCTGCTCGCACTGGTCGTCGATGAGCGCTGTCGCGGCCGGGGCGTTGGCCAGGCGCTGGTCGCGGCCGTCGAAGGGCAGGCCCGCGCCGCGGGCTGCGTGAAGCTGGAGATCACCAGCAGCCGCCACCGAAGCAGAACCCACGAGTTCTACAAGCTCCTCGGCTACGAGGACATCTGCGTGTCCTCGGCCCGATTCATCAAGGGCCTCGCCGACGATTAG